One stretch of Cydia fagiglandana chromosome 18, ilCydFagi1.1, whole genome shotgun sequence DNA includes these proteins:
- the LOC134673556 gene encoding uncharacterized protein LOC134673556: MAEVTSIKNSVNGLADFFKQHMAEFQTSLSKADPANPTVASVSSSFAAFKEFVLKALETLQKQVDVVTRQVDQIETRSRRSMLLVHGIAEAESEDTTVLVVNALQATRDDLAAAHIKRSRRLGARSGRDKKPRVVLVEFKDTAIRDDVWFNKVELKGSGVTLGEFLTKPRHAAFMEARERFGVRSCWTWNGDVFVLGRDGVKRRVNCMAEVKSLPSSTTPPTAAETAPAEPSVAASSSSITKPAPQAKQEPNKRSKRGVSKT; this comes from the coding sequence ATGGCCGAAGTGACCTCTATTAAAAATTCTGTAAATGGCTTGGCGGACTTCTTCAAGCAGCACATGGCTGAATTTCAAACTAGCCTCAGCAAAGCAGACCCAGCCAACCCTACGGTTGCATCAGTGTCATCAAGCTTCGCCGCCTTCAAGGAGTTCGTACTGAAGGCTCTTGAGACCCTCCAGAAGCAAGTGGATGTAGTGACCCGCCAAGTGGATCAAATTGAGACGCGCTCCCGTCGCAGCATGCTGCTGGTGCATGGTATCGCAGAGGCAGAGTCTGAGGATACAACGGTCCTGGTGGTCAATGCACTTCAGGCGACCCGGGATGACTTAGCAGCAGCACACATTAAGCGTAGCCGACGCCTGGGCGCGCGCAGCGGCCGCGACAAGAAACCACGCGTTGTTCTTGTTGAATTTAAAGACACTGCAATCCGAGACGACGTGTGGTTCAACAAGGTGGAACTGAAGGGCTCCGGGGTGACACTGGGTGAGTTTTTAACTAAGCCCCGTCACGCTGCGTTTATGGAGGCCCGCGAGCGATTCGGGGTCCGCAGCTGCTGGACGTGGAATGGCGACGTGTTTGTCCTCGGGAGGGATGGAGTGAAGCGCCGTGTGAACTGCATGGCTGAAGTTAAATCGCTCCCGTCTTCAACTACGCCGCCTACTGCTGCTGAGACTGCGCCTGCGGAGCCGTCTGTGGCTGCATCCTCGAGCTCGATCACCAAGCCAGCTCCCCAAGCAAAGCAAGAGCCCAATAAAAGGTCCAAACGCGGAGTATCGAAGACCTGA